A window of Leptospira brenneri contains these coding sequences:
- a CDS encoding tetratricopeptide repeat protein: protein MRKFFFFSLFFILFFFFALASEAIVSVKLQELRFGILRDQLMNYQLSSQTLRERLKQMFLSKDDYMSEVKVNILESGIMNSETEGLDLKMGWRDRFGLYVINSVRFLNFKPALELEEQQNTIIRLQFAFYMERTRKYPIASKKYQELEDSITSALSDEMAFSLLHHGYCLVMMGEREKAFVKLTKTLDLFPGSHYAENASLLISFLEEGEKKKEELKNKNKSPEELAYSLFQSGDYEETLKTLENLPNLTKDQSYIKARAMEELGKTSNAVKEYIQLVKQKDNKEVAIRANRRLLLIGNFYQENKSLVAFSKEEATKLGDTKAAENIEEGKSLALKPVIIEKVLKAETSTNLSPEESKELDQIKENIRESLEVSKEETTKLAVVVSEEKIPLVPETVPEPVIEKNKNPETVVVKKQSPKVPSKLKVKLRDGREVVCDEVKVEGNLATLQLGSFGLNLPYELVVSVKISGEGGGVPIKLLTGSGERFESSQWIQNPAGDWANPKSTEEPVARGEVKNFRL, encoded by the coding sequence TTTTCTTCATTCTGTTTTTTTTCTTCGCTTTGGCTTCGGAGGCTATTGTCAGTGTAAAACTACAAGAACTCCGATTTGGAATTCTCAGGGACCAACTGATGAATTACCAACTCTCCTCTCAAACCCTAAGAGAGCGTTTGAAACAAATGTTTCTTTCCAAAGATGATTATATGTCTGAGGTAAAAGTTAATATTTTAGAATCGGGGATTATGAATTCCGAAACGGAAGGATTGGATTTAAAAATGGGTTGGCGGGACAGGTTTGGACTGTATGTCATTAATTCCGTCCGTTTTTTAAATTTTAAACCAGCTTTGGAACTGGAAGAACAACAAAATACAATCATCCGATTACAATTTGCTTTTTATATGGAAAGGACTAGGAAATATCCAATCGCTTCCAAAAAGTACCAAGAGTTAGAAGATTCCATTACTTCAGCTTTATCTGACGAAATGGCATTCTCACTCCTTCACCATGGGTATTGTCTCGTGATGATGGGAGAAAGAGAAAAAGCGTTTGTGAAACTCACCAAAACCTTGGATTTATTTCCAGGAAGTCATTATGCTGAAAATGCAAGTCTCTTAATTAGTTTTTTAGAAGAAGGCGAAAAGAAAAAAGAAGAACTAAAAAATAAAAATAAATCCCCAGAAGAACTTGCATATTCTCTATTCCAAAGTGGAGACTATGAAGAAACTTTAAAAACCTTAGAAAATCTACCAAATCTTACCAAAGACCAATCTTATATCAAAGCTAGAGCTATGGAAGAATTAGGTAAAACTTCCAATGCAGTGAAAGAATACATCCAACTTGTAAAACAAAAAGACAACAAGGAAGTGGCAATTCGTGCTAACAGACGTTTGTTACTCATTGGAAATTTTTACCAAGAAAACAAATCACTTGTAGCCTTTTCAAAGGAAGAAGCAACCAAATTAGGGGATACGAAGGCTGCGGAAAATATTGAAGAAGGAAAGAGTTTAGCATTAAAACCTGTTATCATTGAAAAGGTTCTAAAAGCAGAAACTTCAACCAATCTTTCTCCAGAAGAATCTAAGGAACTAGACCAAATCAAAGAAAACATTCGTGAGTCTTTAGAGGTTTCCAAAGAAGAAACTACAAAACTCGCCGTAGTTGTATCCGAAGAAAAAATTCCTCTTGTACCTGAGACGGTTCCAGAACCAGTCATAGAAAAAAACAAAAATCCAGAAACGGTAGTTGTGAAAAAACAGAGTCCCAAAGTCCCCTCAAAGTTAAAAGTGAAACTGCGGGATGGGCGAGAAGTGGTCTGTGATGAAGTAAAAGTGGAGGGAAACCTTGCCACTTTGCAACTCGGTTCCTTTGGGCTAAATTTACCCTATGAATTAGTTGTTTCTGTAAAGATTTCTGGGGAGGGAGGAGGAGTTCCCATCAAACTTTTGACTGGATCAGGAGAGAGGTTTGAATCAAGCCAATGGATCCAAAATCCTGCCGGGGATTGGGCAAACCCAAAATCGACAGAGGAACCAGTGGCCAGAGGAGAAGTGAAGAACTTCCGACTCTAA
- a CDS encoding M48 family metallopeptidase: MIRIFNLFLVVPFLLYCSTSPTGRRQIILVKDAEMNEMGVTAFSELKAKTPIDSTASANTYVNCIVSAELAVTTDTTGVASWEVIVFRDNTPNAFALPGGKIGVHTGMFSVAQNKDQLAAVIGHEIGHVIARHGNERVSQNQLAGGSVKILESLGKPTVAGALGMGAKFGVLLPFSREHESEADLIGLELMAKSGFDPRESVNLWKNMSALGGDKPNELLSTHPSDATRMKNLNSAMANALALWEKAKAEGKNPNCRL; the protein is encoded by the coding sequence ATGATTCGAATTTTTAATCTTTTCTTAGTGGTTCCTTTTTTACTTTATTGTAGCACTTCACCAACAGGACGAAGGCAAATCATTCTCGTAAAAGATGCAGAAATGAATGAAATGGGTGTCACTGCCTTTTCTGAATTAAAAGCAAAAACACCAATTGATTCTACTGCCTCTGCAAACACTTATGTAAACTGCATTGTATCTGCAGAGTTAGCCGTAACAACTGATACAACCGGGGTCGCCTCTTGGGAAGTGATTGTGTTTAGAGATAATACTCCAAATGCATTTGCACTCCCTGGAGGAAAAATTGGTGTTCACACAGGAATGTTTTCCGTTGCCCAAAACAAAGACCAACTAGCAGCCGTCATTGGGCACGAAATTGGCCACGTCATTGCAAGGCATGGAAACGAAAGGGTCTCACAAAACCAATTGGCAGGTGGGTCGGTTAAAATCTTAGAAAGCCTAGGAAAACCAACAGTTGCAGGAGCTTTGGGTATGGGAGCCAAATTTGGAGTTCTATTGCCTTTTTCTCGCGAACATGAATCGGAAGCTGATTTGATTGGACTGGAACTAATGGCAAAATCTGGATTTGATCCAAGAGAGAGTGTTAACCTTTGGAAAAATATGAGTGCTCTTGGTGGGGACAAACCCAATGAACTATTATCAACACATCCATCGGACGCCACTCGAATGAAAAACTTAAATAGCGCAATGGCTAATGCTTTAGCTTTATGGGAGAAGGCGAAGGCAGAAGGAAAAAATCCCAACTGCCGATTGTAA
- a CDS encoding ATP-dependent helicase: MNEDLNDAQKTVILSPPGPILVVAGAGTGKTNTIVHKLAALVESGIDPSSLLLLTFTRRAAKEMVNRASGLLDSRMFSVQGGTFHSFCHQFLRKYSLSVSLNSNFTILDEDDAVSFVGMARDQIVSKDSKVRFPKKETLAEIFSACFNLQSSLEKVLQKDYPMFLGITREIQEIKTKFSELKLKHNSLDFDDLLDFTRKILMEEESIRERVGLQYQYILVDEYQDTNRIQAHIACLLASKHQNILVVGDDAQCIYGFRGANVNNMLDFPKIFQNTQTIHLTKNYRSTQPILDLANAVLDGSKENYKKQLVSFQTKPLQSKPKHIKFESTEEEATWIADKILELYEENIPLSKMAVLFRAGYVSNLLEVKLSAKQIPFRKYGGKRFLDLAHVKDLLSYLRIIDNPKDVLSWNRILLLEKNIGKKYAQVLYKNLESIDFQYEQIDSSSTFFLGISDASKFSFQNLVGVLRSQTPNLGNSMAIVEAVLSYYFPILEQEYDDFDKRKLDLESFKILTKSSPLLSDYLANLTLDPTERMDTSSPEKEEDEFLTLSTIHSAKGLEWEHIFTMQVVEGILPSSRTKTIQDLEEERRLFYVAITRAKQGLFLTSPIFSDKNRLTTVSRFLTDLPNLSEFVDEEITKIQKEEVETSSTKQENDRFHDIQRYFLN; this comes from the coding sequence GTGAATGAGGATTTAAACGACGCACAAAAAACAGTCATTCTGTCTCCTCCTGGCCCCATCTTAGTGGTCGCGGGAGCGGGAACAGGAAAAACAAACACGATTGTTCATAAATTAGCAGCTCTGGTTGAGTCTGGGATTGACCCCAGTTCTCTGCTTCTTCTGACATTTACCAGAAGGGCTGCTAAAGAAATGGTAAACCGAGCGAGCGGTCTACTTGATTCGAGAATGTTTTCCGTTCAGGGTGGAACGTTTCATTCCTTTTGCCACCAATTTCTACGAAAGTATTCCTTATCTGTTTCCCTGAATTCCAATTTTACGATTTTGGATGAAGATGATGCAGTGAGTTTTGTTGGGATGGCTAGGGACCAAATTGTATCCAAAGATTCAAAAGTTCGGTTTCCCAAAAAAGAAACTTTGGCGGAAATTTTTTCTGCCTGTTTCAATCTACAAAGTTCTTTGGAAAAAGTCTTACAAAAAGACTATCCCATGTTTCTTGGAATCACAAGAGAAATTCAAGAGATCAAAACCAAATTTTCTGAACTCAAATTAAAACATAATTCGTTGGATTTTGATGATTTGTTAGACTTCACAAGAAAGATCTTGATGGAAGAAGAATCCATCCGAGAACGTGTTGGATTACAATACCAATATATTTTGGTAGATGAATACCAAGACACAAATCGAATCCAAGCTCATATTGCTTGTTTACTGGCAAGCAAACACCAAAACATTCTTGTTGTTGGGGATGATGCACAGTGTATTTATGGATTTCGCGGGGCCAATGTGAATAATATGTTGGATTTTCCAAAAATTTTCCAAAACACTCAAACAATCCACCTAACAAAAAATTATCGAAGCACACAACCGATTCTGGATTTAGCAAATGCCGTTTTGGATGGGAGCAAAGAAAACTACAAAAAACAATTAGTTTCTTTTCAGACAAAACCTCTTCAATCGAAACCAAAACATATAAAATTTGAGTCTACAGAAGAAGAAGCTACTTGGATTGCTGATAAAATTTTAGAATTGTATGAGGAGAATATTCCTTTATCAAAAATGGCAGTTCTTTTCCGCGCTGGTTATGTTTCTAACCTTTTAGAAGTCAAACTCAGTGCTAAACAAATTCCGTTTAGAAAGTATGGAGGAAAACGATTTTTAGATTTAGCGCATGTCAAAGATTTGTTGTCCTACCTTCGTATCATTGATAATCCCAAAGATGTACTTTCTTGGAATCGAATTTTACTTCTAGAAAAAAATATAGGAAAAAAGTATGCTCAAGTTTTGTATAAAAATCTTGAATCGATTGATTTCCAATACGAACAAATAGATTCTTCTTCTACTTTCTTTTTGGGAATTTCTGATGCATCTAAGTTCTCGTTTCAGAATCTAGTGGGAGTTCTGCGGTCACAAACTCCAAATTTGGGAAATAGTATGGCCATTGTAGAAGCAGTTTTATCTTATTATTTTCCTATTTTGGAACAAGAATATGATGATTTTGATAAAAGAAAATTGGATTTAGAGTCTTTTAAAATTCTAACAAAATCTTCTCCGCTCTTATCTGATTATTTAGCAAACTTAACTTTAGATCCTACAGAAAGAATGGATACCAGTTCTCCGGAAAAAGAAGAAGATGAATTTTTGACACTTTCCACAATCCATTCCGCGAAAGGCCTAGAGTGGGAACATATCTTTACCATGCAAGTAGTGGAAGGAATTTTGCCTAGTTCCAGAACGAAAACCATCCAAGATTTAGAAGAAGAAAGACGCCTCTTTTACGTAGCAATCACTCGGGCAAAACAAGGATTATTTTTAACATCACCTATTTTTTCTGATAAAAATAGGTTAACGACAGTAAGCCGGTTTTTGACTGATTTACCTAATTTAAGTGAATTTGTTGATGAGGAGATTACAAAAATCCAGAAAGAGGAAGTAGAAACTAGTTCCACTAAACAGGAAAACGATAGGTTTCATGACATCCAACGCTACTTTTTGAATTGA
- a CDS encoding EAL domain-containing protein, producing the protein MGIPISVLILENDSNSVFDLVREMKSGGLSPLYRVVESFPSWEATVHEEDWDAIICSTREPFHSEIPVYLQYLNDKKLDIPVILLSDREEFSKNLSYMKSGVNDIIERTHLTRLTEVLERERRELVYRKEKNTTETFLYQSLKEIQLQKFALDQANIVSITDANGIITYVNDAFSKVTGYSVSELIGQNHRIMKSPDKTKEDWTKIWEIIQKGNVWRGEIRNIKKDGNDYWADTTIVPFTRQDKSVFQYIAIHHDITDRKLAEQQLTHDAFYDNLTGLPNRALFLARIEQKIFAYNTKNTGYPILFCINIDNFKRINHSLGNDAGDQVLQIFAKRLKQLSDSDAIITRLGADNFAILVTHILSVEEGVNFAVKLLERLGDPIPIGGYSIYLTASSGVSGFGLGGKEADVLLRNAEIAMFHAKSQKVGTVSVFNQAMQEKIHFQLEIQNDLKKALTQNEIFVYYQPILDIKENRIGHWEALVRWRHPQRGMVSPAEFIPLAEDSGLIVPITKFVLERAADVIEEVQLKQGLPISIAVNLSPQVFYDQNIFHWIVDLHNRRGIPYTSLQVEITESLAMKNLAETVPILSNLIDIGVKVALDDFGTGFSSLSYLEKLPLSILKIDKSFLNNVEVGSKESFLLISIINMAHDLGYSVVAEGVEELEQLELLKSYECDKIQGFWLSKPLGSEDIVSFIHQFYSKQEKK; encoded by the coding sequence ATGGGCATTCCAATCAGCGTTCTAATACTAGAAAACGATTCTAATAGTGTTTTTGATCTCGTCAGAGAAATGAAGTCGGGTGGCCTAAGCCCTTTGTACCGAGTAGTGGAATCCTTCCCATCTTGGGAGGCAACGGTGCATGAAGAAGATTGGGATGCCATCATCTGTAGCACGAGGGAACCATTTCATTCAGAAATTCCCGTTTACCTTCAGTACTTAAACGATAAAAAACTGGATATCCCAGTGATTTTACTCAGTGATCGTGAGGAATTTTCGAAAAACCTCAGTTATATGAAGTCGGGGGTAAACGATATCATAGAACGAACACACTTAACTCGTTTAACAGAGGTTTTGGAAAGGGAAAGAAGGGAATTAGTTTATCGAAAAGAAAAAAACACAACGGAAACTTTTTTATACCAATCCCTAAAAGAAATCCAACTCCAAAAATTTGCCCTTGACCAAGCAAATATTGTCTCCATCACCGATGCCAATGGAATCATTACATATGTAAACGACGCTTTTTCCAAAGTAACTGGTTATAGTGTCTCAGAACTTATTGGCCAAAACCATCGGATCATGAAGTCACCAGACAAAACCAAAGAAGATTGGACTAAAATTTGGGAAATCATCCAAAAGGGAAATGTCTGGAGAGGGGAAATTCGAAATATCAAAAAGGATGGAAATGATTACTGGGCAGATACGACCATTGTTCCCTTCACTAGACAAGACAAATCGGTATTCCAGTACATTGCAATTCACCACGATATTACTGACAGAAAACTCGCAGAACAACAATTAACTCACGATGCCTTTTATGACAACCTAACTGGCCTACCCAATAGAGCCTTATTCTTAGCTCGAATTGAACAAAAGATCTTTGCTTATAATACTAAAAATACTGGTTATCCAATTCTTTTTTGTATCAATATCGATAACTTCAAACGCATCAACCATTCTCTCGGAAATGATGCAGGTGACCAAGTTTTACAAATTTTTGCCAAAAGACTCAAACAATTATCAGATTCTGATGCCATCATCACAAGACTTGGAGCAGATAATTTTGCCATTCTAGTCACTCATATTCTTTCCGTGGAGGAAGGGGTAAACTTTGCGGTCAAACTTTTAGAGCGTTTGGGAGATCCAATTCCTATTGGAGGTTATTCTATTTATTTAACGGCATCTTCTGGAGTTTCAGGATTTGGACTGGGCGGTAAGGAAGCAGATGTACTTTTGCGAAATGCTGAGATTGCTATGTTTCATGCAAAATCTCAAAAAGTCGGAACAGTTTCTGTTTTTAACCAAGCCATGCAGGAGAAAATCCACTTCCAACTAGAAATTCAAAACGATTTAAAAAAAGCATTAACACAAAACGAAATTTTTGTCTATTACCAACCCATCCTGGATATCAAAGAAAATAGAATCGGACATTGGGAAGCACTCGTTCGTTGGCGCCACCCACAACGAGGAATGGTTTCTCCTGCAGAGTTCATTCCATTAGCTGAGGACTCTGGGCTCATTGTTCCTATCACAAAGTTTGTTTTAGAAAGAGCTGCCGATGTCATTGAAGAAGTACAATTAAAACAAGGACTACCGATTTCCATTGCCGTAAACCTAAGCCCTCAAGTTTTCTATGATCAAAATATCTTTCATTGGATCGTTGATTTACACAATCGTAGAGGCATTCCTTACACCTCCTTGCAGGTAGAGATTACCGAAAGTTTGGCGATGAAAAATTTAGCAGAAACAGTTCCTATACTTTCCAACTTAATTGATATTGGAGTTAAAGTTGCTTTGGATGACTTTGGGACCGGATTTTCTTCTCTTTCCTATTTGGAAAAACTTCCTCTTTCTATTTTAAAAATTGATAAATCCTTTTTGAACAATGTGGAAGTTGGATCGAAAGAAAGTTTTTTACTAATATCAATTATCAATATGGCGCATGATCTTGGTTACTCGGTAGTTGCAGAAGGAGTAGAGGAGTTAGAACAACTAGAACTTCTAAAATCCTATGAATGCGACAAAATCCAAGGGTTTTGGTTGTCGAAACCTCTAGGTAGTGAAGATATAGTTTCTTTTATCCATCAATTCTATTCTAAACAGGAAAAAAAATGA
- a CDS encoding STAS domain-containing protein produces the protein MNFTTKQVKNHTVVTLEGSLDIYSAPALKKELHKIIDDGAESVAIDMVNIKLLDSSGIALLANLQKKLKSEEGQFFLLNVSQDVMVILKLSSLDKFFTILGGESELP, from the coding sequence ATGAATTTCACAACAAAACAAGTTAAAAATCATACAGTTGTTACTCTAGAGGGTTCCCTCGACATTTATTCTGCACCAGCACTTAAGAAAGAACTCCATAAAATCATCGATGATGGAGCAGAATCCGTAGCAATTGATATGGTCAATATCAAACTATTAGATTCCTCTGGAATTGCCCTTCTTGCAAACCTCCAAAAGAAACTCAAATCAGAGGAAGGACAATTTTTCCTTCTCAACGTCAGCCAAGACGTTATGGTTATTTTGAAATTGTCTAGTTTGGACAAGTTTTTTACGATTCTCGGTGGAGAATCGGAACTTCCGTAA
- a CDS encoding MORN repeat-containing protein codes for MKLSFRLLVCSLFLLSLFVACASQDTKDGSEQTNSNARNANLEDPEKGGKKFGCIEGNCVNGIGKYVYDNGDVYTGSFKNDLREGAGNFLYSDGEKFNGTYIEDKKQGPGEYNFKNGDKYVGEFQNGQINGKGTYSFKDGKSVSGDFTSDGQEGIGVLTDDGKARNCKIAGRKLLCE; via the coding sequence ATGAAATTATCCTTTCGCCTTTTGGTTTGTAGCCTTTTTCTTTTGTCCCTGTTTGTGGCCTGTGCTTCACAAGACACAAAAGACGGTTCAGAACAAACAAACTCAAATGCACGAAACGCAAACTTGGAAGATCCTGAAAAAGGAGGGAAAAAGTTTGGTTGTATTGAAGGGAACTGTGTCAACGGAATTGGTAAGTATGTCTACGATAATGGAGATGTGTATACTGGTTCGTTTAAAAATGACCTGCGGGAGGGAGCCGGAAATTTCCTCTACTCTGATGGTGAAAAATTTAACGGCACTTATATAGAAGATAAAAAACAAGGACCGGGTGAGTATAATTTCAAAAACGGAGATAAATACGTAGGAGAATTCCAAAACGGACAAATCAACGGAAAAGGAACCTATAGTTTTAAAGACGGTAAATCTGTTTCTGGTGATTTTACATCAGACGGTCAAGAAGGAATCGGAGTTTTGACCGACGATGGGAAAGCTCGAAATTGTAAAATCGCAGGAAGAAAACTTCTCTGCGAATAA